The proteins below come from a single Chitinophaga pinensis DSM 2588 genomic window:
- a CDS encoding FG-GAP-like repeat-containing protein, translating to MKKCYLLGGLLFAVCTAYANTGPIIEQSTLDKIQTQLTRSEYFINRENNTGVYQSTNRQHSLLATYTSREMSITPRNTLQPWSFGLTVKGVAADGRPLYQPAALTSVKMNDGTVQFNHDNHYTVEYVNNDEGIRQNFIIQQPAVQVHTLSVQLQTAEGWQTFKRSETSLTFRNQEHLLYYNDLKVWDARGTILPAHFSVRDNQVQIEVDVKKAVYPVTIDPIVLNGTPQNANTFLQSNQENALMGFRVATAGDINGDGRDEVMLLAPSYHLTSGGYGAVFIYYGSNRGINPNVKTTLAHSVNGGQYFAGMAGGGDLNGDNFDDIAINVPADSQHQGGLAIYYGTSTGLDTTAQILYGDPSYGSLAGYLAIAKDLNGDEIDDLVVGSTTSSHGQIYEGIVTIIYGNAWGIENSAWTIIEGNQAGFQLGTRVMGANDINNDGYNDIVVAAANKVLTYYGGPAGVEITPATTMTLSIPDERFSISAGGDINGDGYSDLIVGNPNYSNGQSLEGAVFVYHGSSTGLDSVPAQVLEGNKDSTQFAVEISFAGDVNADGFSDVVVGAISESNNINQRNEGFAYVFYGRSNGINPVPASTIQSNQANACLGFSVAGAGDVNGDGYSDVLVGAFIYANGQPFEGAGFVYHGGAGLAGLLAAAPPETSAKIETPASAAVKVYPNPAVNNLSVQLQGLDSHSPTYIQIVNIQGTTVQITQAGSIEGYQQSIDISKLTPGIYFLVVRNGSKIFREKIIKQ from the coding sequence ATGAAAAAATGTTACCTGCTTGGCGGTTTGCTGTTTGCTGTCTGTACGGCATATGCAAATACCGGCCCTATTATCGAACAAAGCACGCTTGATAAGATTCAGACCCAACTCACGCGTAGCGAATACTTTATCAACCGGGAAAACAATACCGGCGTCTACCAGAGCACGAACCGTCAACATAGTCTGTTGGCTACATACACAAGTCGGGAAATGAGTATTACCCCCCGTAACACACTACAACCCTGGTCATTCGGATTAACAGTAAAAGGAGTAGCGGCGGATGGTCGTCCGCTATATCAGCCTGCTGCACTGACTTCCGTTAAAATGAATGATGGTACGGTACAATTTAATCATGACAATCACTACACCGTTGAGTATGTCAATAATGATGAAGGTATCCGCCAGAACTTTATCATTCAGCAACCAGCAGTGCAGGTGCATACTCTGAGTGTGCAACTCCAGACAGCTGAAGGATGGCAGACGTTCAAACGTAGTGAAACCAGTCTTACATTCCGCAACCAGGAGCACCTGCTTTATTACAATGACCTGAAAGTATGGGATGCCAGGGGTACGATATTACCTGCGCATTTCTCCGTACGTGACAACCAGGTGCAGATAGAAGTAGATGTAAAGAAAGCGGTTTATCCTGTTACCATTGACCCGATTGTGCTGAACGGGACACCACAGAATGCCAATACCTTTCTGCAAAGTAATCAGGAGAATGCACTGATGGGTTTCAGGGTAGCTACAGCCGGAGATATCAATGGCGACGGTCGCGATGAAGTCATGCTGCTGGCGCCATCTTATCACCTTACATCGGGTGGCTATGGTGCAGTATTCATCTATTACGGCAGCAACCGTGGCATTAATCCAAACGTTAAAACAACGTTAGCCCACTCGGTAAACGGCGGACAATATTTTGCCGGTATGGCCGGTGGCGGCGACCTGAATGGTGACAATTTTGACGACATCGCCATTAATGTTCCCGCTGACAGCCAGCACCAGGGAGGTTTGGCCATATATTATGGCACCTCAACCGGCCTGGATACTACCGCGCAAATTTTGTATGGCGATCCGTCTTATGGCTCACTGGCGGGATATTTAGCGATTGCTAAAGACCTGAACGGAGATGAAATAGACGATCTTGTTGTAGGTTCAACCACGTCCTCACATGGACAGATATATGAAGGTATCGTAACGATCATCTATGGTAATGCATGGGGTATCGAAAATAGCGCCTGGACAATCATTGAAGGTAATCAGGCCGGATTCCAGCTGGGTACCAGGGTGATGGGCGCTAACGATATCAATAATGATGGCTACAATGATATTGTAGTGGCAGCTGCCAACAAAGTACTCACCTATTATGGCGGTCCTGCCGGTGTTGAGATAACACCAGCGACTACTATGACATTAAGTATACCGGATGAGCGTTTTTCAATTTCAGCCGGCGGAGATATTAACGGGGATGGATACAGTGACCTCATTGTAGGTAATCCGAATTACTCAAATGGCCAGTCGCTTGAAGGCGCCGTATTTGTGTATCATGGCAGTTCTACAGGTCTTGATTCCGTTCCTGCACAGGTGCTGGAGGGAAATAAAGACTCTACTCAATTTGCGGTCGAAATTTCTTTTGCAGGGGATGTCAATGCTGATGGATTCAGTGATGTCGTTGTAGGTGCAATCTCTGAAAGCAACAACATTAACCAGAGAAATGAAGGATTTGCATATGTATTTTACGGGCGGTCTAATGGTATTAATCCCGTTCCTGCATCCACGATACAATCTAATCAGGCGAATGCATGTCTGGGATTTAGTGTGGCTGGTGCAGGGGATGTGAATGGTGATGGCTATAGCGATGTGCTGGTTGGCGCCTTTATATATGCTAACGGGCAGCCTTTCGAAGGAGCCGGATTTGTCTATCACGGTGGAGCTGGTCTGGCAGGATTACTGGCGGCAGCACCTCCGGAAACAAGCGCCAAAATAGAAACACCTGCATCCGCTGCAGTAAAAGTATACCCTAACCCCGCCGTCAATAACCTGTCCGTTCAATTACAGGGTTTAGATAGCCATAGCCCTACTTATATCCAGATCGTGAATATACAGGGTACAACCGTACAAATCACCCAGGCGGGTAGTATAGAAGGCTACCAGCAATCTATTGATATCAGCAAACTGACCCCTGGTATCTACTTCCTGGTTGTCCGGAATGGCAGTAAGATCTTCCGCGAAAAGATCATTAAACAATAA
- a CDS encoding FG-GAP-like repeat-containing protein: MKKLYLLGSMLLAVCSAHANTDPIIEKGTLDQIQTQLARSEYFIHWQNYAGIYQSTNRKNSLRATYTAQEMHIAPRDASQQWSFGLTVKGVAADGRPLYRSATQTAVKLNDGTVQFNHDNHYTVEYVNNEDGIRQNFIIQQPAVKAHTINVQLQAAEGWQIAKRNETSLTFSNGQQLLSYNDLKVWDAKGTILPAQFSVHNNQFQIAVDVEKAVYPVTIDPIVLNGTPQNANTFLQSNQSFAFLGYSVSSAGDINGDNYDDIVLGAPGYDHPNGGNGAAFVYYGSNRGINPTRFSMLTSNIVSGQDGTLIAGGGDVNDDGFDDIVTTASYDSTINLDGICIYYGAASGITTTPVIIYGNPAYGTFADAITISKDLDGDFIDDIVVGSGYGSHGQTGEGIVTIIPGSPWGAEYTAWTVIEGNQLGLHLGNHVKSAGDVNGDSYNDLIIGTGNMVLVYFGGPGGLATTPGSSLTITAGSIHPPYALAAGGDINGDGHTDIIVGKTVYSNGQSQEGAVWVYYGNATGIDTIPATILEGNADSISYGVSVAFAGDINNDGFSDIVVGALGQSNDINQKGEGMAYVYYGRATGLNPVPASTIQSNQKDALLGISVAGAGDVNGDGYSDVVIGAMLYTNGQEAEGAAFVYHGGAGSAGLLAATTAGKMTASPADPFSAVKVFPNPTVNNLSVQLQGLDSQLPTEIQIMNLQGRIVQVVKAGNIDSYQQSVDLSRLTAGIYFVVIRNGSKVFREKIIKQ, from the coding sequence ATGAAAAAACTCTACCTGCTTGGCAGTATGCTGCTTGCTGTCTGCTCCGCACATGCAAACACAGACCCTATCATTGAAAAAGGTACGCTTGACCAGATCCAGACACAACTCGCGCGTAGCGAATATTTTATCCACTGGCAAAATTACGCGGGCATCTACCAGAGTACGAACCGGAAAAATAGTCTGCGGGCCACCTATACCGCTCAGGAAATGCATATTGCTCCCCGGGATGCCTCACAACAATGGTCATTCGGATTAACAGTAAAAGGAGTCGCTGCGGATGGTCGTCCGCTATACCGGTCTGCCACACAGACCGCTGTTAAATTGAACGATGGTACCGTACAATTTAACCATGATAATCATTATACCGTTGAATACGTTAATAATGAGGACGGTATCCGGCAGAACTTTATCATTCAGCAACCGGCAGTAAAGGCTCATACAATCAATGTACAACTACAGGCAGCTGAAGGATGGCAGATTGCAAAGCGTAATGAGACCAGTCTGACATTCAGTAACGGTCAGCAATTGCTTTCCTATAATGATCTTAAAGTATGGGATGCAAAGGGCACTATTTTACCGGCTCAATTTTCTGTACACAATAACCAGTTCCAGATAGCAGTTGACGTTGAAAAGGCAGTTTATCCTGTTACCATCGATCCGATTGTACTAAATGGTACCCCACAGAATGCCAATACCTTTCTGCAAAGCAATCAGTCGTTCGCATTTCTCGGATATTCTGTATCCAGTGCGGGTGACATCAATGGCGATAACTATGACGACATCGTTCTAGGCGCTCCGGGATATGATCATCCCAATGGCGGAAATGGCGCTGCATTTGTTTACTATGGCAGTAACCGTGGTATTAATCCGACGAGATTTTCTATGCTGACCTCCAACATTGTTAGCGGACAGGACGGTACACTTATCGCCGGCGGAGGGGATGTAAATGATGATGGTTTTGACGATATAGTCACTACTGCTTCTTATGACAGCACGATCAACCTGGATGGTATTTGTATCTACTACGGGGCGGCGAGCGGTATTACTACCACACCTGTAATCATTTATGGGAACCCTGCCTATGGAACGTTCGCAGATGCGATTACTATCTCTAAAGATCTTGACGGAGATTTTATCGATGATATCGTTGTAGGCTCCGGATACGGCTCCCATGGGCAAACCGGTGAAGGTATTGTAACAATCATTCCCGGAAGTCCCTGGGGAGCAGAATATACTGCGTGGACAGTCATTGAAGGTAATCAGTTAGGTTTGCATCTGGGCAATCATGTAAAGTCCGCGGGCGATGTAAACGGTGATTCCTACAATGATCTCATCATTGGCACCGGCAATATGGTCTTAGTCTATTTCGGTGGACCTGGCGGTCTCGCTACCACACCAGGTAGTTCACTGACAATTACCGCAGGATCTATACATCCTCCCTATGCGCTGGCGGCCGGCGGAGATATTAATGGAGATGGACATACTGACATTATTGTCGGCAAAACCGTCTACTCCAATGGCCAGTCCCAGGAAGGTGCTGTATGGGTATATTATGGTAATGCCACGGGCATCGACACCATTCCGGCTACTATCCTGGAAGGAAACGCAGATTCTATTTCCTACGGTGTATCAGTCGCCTTTGCCGGAGATATCAATAACGATGGATTTAGCGATATCGTAGTGGGAGCATTAGGCCAGAGCAATGATATCAACCAGAAAGGGGAAGGTATGGCCTACGTTTATTATGGTAGAGCCACCGGTCTTAATCCTGTACCTGCATCAACCATACAATCCAACCAGAAAGACGCGTTACTCGGCATCAGTGTTGCTGGCGCAGGCGATGTTAACGGCGATGGGTACAGTGATGTAGTGATTGGCGCTATGCTGTATACAAACGGGCAGGAAGCGGAAGGTGCAGCATTTGTTTATCACGGTGGCGCAGGCTCCGCAGGATTGCTCGCGGCAACAACAGCCGGTAAGATGACGGCATCTCCTGCAGATCCCTTTTCCGCTGTAAAAGTATTTCCTAATCCGACAGTTAACAACCTCTCTGTTCAGCTGCAGGGTTTAGACAGCCAGCTACCTACTGAAATACAGATCATGAATCTACAAGGTAGAATAGTGCAGGTAGTGAAAGCGGGGAATATAGACAGTTATCAGCAGTCAGTTGACCTTAGCAGACTGACAGCTGGCATATACTTTGTGGTGATCCGGAACGGCAGCAAGGTGTTCCGGGAAAAGATAATTAAGCAATAA
- a CDS encoding reprolysin-like metallopeptidase — protein MRKLLLLATALLCSTLSFAQDYWRPHTDGARISTDKAVARLAFPTEFKLFDLNFTPFRDQAFRSVGNKSAHATIISLPNADGQIEQFEITEASNFEPALQARFPDIRAFSGKGITDKYATLKLSISPEGIQTTVFRTGKENEFIEPYSADHTVYTVFKKRANTLPWKCSTPEQQLATDIGSRIPDVAGRSTGDAKTLRLAQSVTAEYSNYFGATSASQVALVLAAVNATLTRCNGVYEKDLAIHLNLVASTTSVFYYNASTDPYSSASSGAGGAWNGELQSTLNSVIGAANYDIGHLFGASGGGGNAGCIGCICVDNSKGSGFTSPADAIPQGDNFDIDYVVHEVGHQLGANHTFSMSNEGTGVNVEPGSGITIMGYAGITSQDLAPHSIDIFHAASIAQIQANLATKSCPVTTVISGNNATPVVSAGGNFTIPISTPFVLTGSATDANPSDVLTYAWEQFDNASSSQTGSSSVASPTKATGPNWISLPPVTSPTRYFPKLATVLAGNLVSGPLTGGDAGANTEALSAVSRTLRFRLTVRDNAPYSSTAPVTIGQTNFSDMTVTVSNTSGPFSVTAPNTAVSWAGNSSQNITWNVANTTASPVSCANVKISISTDGGNTFSTLVSSTPNDGSQSVIIPNTPTTTARIKVESVGNIFFDISNTNFTIVSGSSCTSPTGLSDSAITATSATITWADVSGAVSYDVDYKAVADTTWISAAAGITVTGVNLTGLLAGHTYDYRVRSHCASDSSSYAVGQLTTTPSASCSAPGGLSSTSVTTTAAVISWTAVSGALSYDVDYKPAASATWINVQAGATATFANLTGLTATTTYDWRVRTNCSDGNGAYASAQFTTQTPPTCANNKDTATNGNTAGAATIPFNTDITGLISPSGDIDHYKFVITTAGTITITLGTLPGDYDLKLLNSAGTQLAISQAGGTSSETISRNMTPGTYYAQVYGYNGANSTTSCYTLRVQLGTASRSTDVSSGDLPKVAVFPNPANNVVNVNLTGFKGKSAVTMYDVNGRVVLRREMNPVNTQLDISTLPTGVYILKIRNGAKEVNMTKIIKQ, from the coding sequence ATGCGAAAACTTCTACTCCTCGCAACTGCACTACTGTGCAGTACACTGTCGTTTGCACAGGACTACTGGAGGCCACACACCGACGGCGCCAGAATTAGTACCGATAAAGCTGTAGCCCGTCTTGCTTTCCCTACTGAGTTTAAACTGTTTGATCTCAATTTCACCCCTTTCAGAGATCAGGCTTTCAGATCGGTCGGTAATAAGTCCGCACATGCTACCATTATTTCTTTACCCAATGCCGACGGACAGATTGAACAATTCGAAATTACAGAAGCATCCAATTTCGAACCTGCTTTACAAGCCCGGTTCCCGGATATCAGAGCCTTTTCGGGAAAGGGTATTACCGACAAATATGCCACGTTAAAACTGAGCATATCTCCCGAAGGTATACAGACGACTGTATTCCGTACCGGGAAAGAAAATGAATTTATTGAGCCGTATTCTGCTGACCATACAGTATATACTGTATTCAAGAAAAGAGCGAATACCTTACCTTGGAAATGTTCCACTCCTGAGCAACAACTGGCGACTGACATAGGCAGCCGCATACCTGATGTTGCAGGCCGGTCCACCGGTGATGCCAAGACATTACGGCTGGCACAATCGGTAACCGCTGAGTACTCCAATTACTTTGGCGCTACCAGCGCTTCACAGGTAGCCTTAGTACTGGCCGCTGTAAACGCTACGCTGACCCGTTGTAACGGGGTGTATGAGAAGGATCTTGCGATCCATCTTAACCTGGTGGCTTCCACTACCAGTGTATTCTATTATAATGCTTCCACAGATCCGTATTCTTCTGCCAGTTCAGGAGCCGGTGGCGCCTGGAACGGTGAATTACAGAGTACCCTGAACTCCGTAATCGGTGCTGCCAACTACGATATCGGTCACCTGTTTGGTGCATCCGGTGGTGGCGGTAACGCTGGTTGTATCGGTTGTATCTGTGTTGATAATTCAAAAGGAAGTGGATTCACCTCTCCTGCTGATGCGATTCCACAGGGCGATAATTTCGATATCGACTATGTGGTACACGAAGTAGGTCACCAGTTAGGCGCTAACCACACTTTTTCTATGAGCAATGAAGGTACAGGTGTGAACGTTGAACCTGGTTCAGGTATCACGATCATGGGGTATGCCGGTATCACCAGTCAGGATCTGGCGCCGCATTCTATTGATATTTTCCATGCGGCTTCCATTGCACAGATCCAGGCAAACCTGGCAACTAAGAGTTGTCCTGTAACAACCGTTATATCTGGCAATAACGCTACGCCAGTAGTAAGTGCCGGTGGTAATTTTACCATTCCTATCAGCACGCCGTTTGTCCTGACTGGTTCCGCTACTGACGCTAATCCATCTGATGTACTGACATATGCCTGGGAACAATTTGACAATGCCTCTTCTTCACAAACAGGCTCCAGCAGTGTGGCCAGTCCGACCAAAGCTACTGGTCCGAACTGGATCTCATTGCCGCCAGTTACCTCACCTACCAGGTACTTCCCTAAACTGGCGACCGTCCTCGCCGGTAACTTAGTCTCTGGTCCTTTAACCGGTGGTGATGCAGGCGCGAATACAGAGGCATTAAGTGCTGTGTCCAGGACCCTGCGTTTCCGTTTAACAGTAAGAGATAATGCCCCTTATAGTTCTACCGCGCCGGTGACTATCGGACAGACCAACTTCTCGGATATGACGGTTACTGTCAGCAATACCTCCGGACCATTCTCCGTAACGGCTCCTAATACGGCTGTTTCCTGGGCGGGTAATTCTTCCCAGAATATCACCTGGAATGTGGCCAATACAACCGCTTCTCCCGTAAGTTGTGCGAATGTTAAGATCTCCATTTCTACTGACGGAGGTAATACATTCAGCACCTTAGTTAGCAGTACACCGAATGATGGTAGTCAGTCGGTTATCATTCCTAACACACCAACAACGACAGCCAGAATAAAAGTCGAATCTGTAGGAAATATCTTCTTTGACATTTCCAATACCAACTTCACGATTGTATCCGGATCATCCTGTACTTCTCCGACAGGACTGAGCGATTCAGCGATTACCGCTACTTCTGCTACGATCACCTGGGCAGATGTAAGTGGAGCAGTATCGTATGACGTTGATTACAAAGCAGTCGCAGATACTACCTGGATCAGTGCTGCCGCAGGCATTACTGTTACAGGCGTTAACCTGACAGGTCTGCTGGCAGGACATACATATGATTACAGAGTAAGGTCACATTGTGCGAGCGATAGTAGTTCTTATGCTGTCGGACAGCTCACAACTACGCCAAGTGCATCCTGTAGCGCACCTGGTGGTTTAAGCAGTACATCGGTAACTACGACTGCTGCTGTTATCAGCTGGACGGCTGTAAGCGGTGCATTGAGTTATGATGTTGATTATAAACCAGCTGCAAGTGCTACCTGGATCAATGTCCAGGCTGGAGCGACAGCAACATTTGCGAACCTGACTGGATTAACCGCTACCACTACATACGACTGGAGAGTGAGGACAAACTGCTCCGATGGTAATGGCGCTTATGCGAGTGCACAGTTCACTACCCAAACACCGCCAACCTGTGCTAATAACAAGGATACTGCTACCAATGGTAATACTGCCGGTGCAGCTACTATTCCATTCAATACGGATATTACGGGTCTTATCAGTCCGTCTGGTGACATCGATCATTATAAGTTTGTGATCACCACTGCAGGTACGATCACTATCACCCTGGGTACCTTACCAGGCGACTATGACCTGAAACTGCTGAACAGTGCCGGTACACAGCTGGCCATTTCACAGGCGGGTGGTACGAGCAGTGAAACGATCAGCAGAAATATGACGCCAGGTACTTATTATGCACAGGTATATGGTTACAATGGCGCTAACAGTACTACATCTTGTTATACATTGCGCGTACAGTTAGGTACTGCCAGCCGTAGCACGGATGTAAGCAGCGGAGATCTCCCTAAAGTAGCGGTATTCCCGAACCCTGCTAATAACGTAGTGAACGTTAATCTGACAGGCTTCAAAGGAAAATCTGCCGTAACGATGTATGATGTCAATGGTCGTGTGGTATTACGCCGTGAAATGAATCCGGTGAATACGCAGCTGGACATTTCCACATTACCGACAGGTGTTTATATTCTGAAGATCAGGAACGGTGCGAAAGAGGTGAATATGACGAAGATCATCAAGCAATAA
- a CDS encoding VOC family protein has protein sequence MTLSSVRIITDDIKRLVNFYEIALGAKFTWFTDDFAELKTSRAALAIGSTRTLAFFGETPIAVPASNRSVIIEFQVDNVDEQYPAVADIAGKDVVQVPTTMPWGNRSLLFRDPDGNLVNLFTPVSQEAQKRFE, from the coding sequence ATGACGCTTTCATCAGTCCGCATCATTACCGATGATATTAAACGCCTGGTAAACTTTTATGAGATCGCTCTGGGAGCGAAGTTTACCTGGTTTACCGACGATTTTGCCGAATTAAAGACTTCCCGTGCGGCATTGGCGATCGGCAGTACGCGTACACTGGCTTTTTTCGGTGAAACACCCATCGCTGTTCCTGCCAGCAACCGTTCCGTTATCATTGAATTTCAGGTAGATAATGTAGATGAACAATATCCTGCGGTAGCCGATATAGCTGGAAAGGACGTGGTACAGGTACCTACGACGATGCCCTGGGGCAATCGTTCTTTATTGTTCCGGGATCCGGATGGGAACCTGGTGAATCTCTTCACTCCTGTGTCACAGGAAGCACAAAAAAGGTTCGAGTAA
- a CDS encoding outer membrane beta-barrel protein, giving the protein MKRIYFLLLLLSLPTPILYAQERKPFPTSEISVGAQYAIPLGDFREGRATFVDVKDPGYDYGIGGTVKYLLRLNSMYGFSLQTGAVRYHPKASATTTTGGFTAIPVKIGAQLRYQSLFAEPQFGFTYFADNNTFYQSGSTTYGLTIGTYIAKHISLSANYERWNKGGFAASHIGVGVAYAFSLRGLHTIDSLMKERTPPPYKARPVYDKTSEDWKTQRSYKALGWVSVGVGVPLTLLGLVTAIASAETNSIKPATYQWLLGSGAVVTSASIPFFILSHKYKKRTIIQPL; this is encoded by the coding sequence ATGAAAAGAATATATTTTCTGTTGCTTTTGCTATCCCTGCCTACACCTATATTGTACGCCCAGGAACGGAAACCATTTCCTACATCAGAAATCTCTGTCGGCGCCCAATACGCTATCCCCCTGGGGGATTTCAGAGAAGGAAGGGCCACTTTTGTTGATGTGAAAGATCCCGGATACGACTATGGTATCGGTGGAACCGTGAAATACCTGCTCCGCCTCAATAGTATGTATGGTTTTTCGCTGCAGACGGGCGCCGTAAGATACCATCCGAAAGCATCTGCTACAACCACTACCGGCGGATTTACAGCTATCCCCGTTAAAATAGGCGCACAACTCAGGTATCAGTCCTTATTCGCAGAACCACAATTCGGATTTACCTATTTCGCAGATAACAATACCTTCTATCAAAGCGGCTCAACTACCTATGGCCTCACCATCGGCACCTATATCGCTAAACATATTTCGCTTTCGGCAAACTATGAACGTTGGAATAAAGGCGGGTTTGCCGCCAGTCATATCGGTGTAGGAGTGGCATATGCCTTTTCTCTCAGAGGACTACATACCATCGACAGTTTGATGAAAGAGCGGACACCACCACCATACAAAGCCCGTCCTGTATATGATAAAACCAGTGAAGACTGGAAAACACAACGATCTTATAAAGCACTGGGCTGGGTATCAGTCGGTGTAGGGGTGCCATTGACACTCCTTGGTCTCGTAACTGCCATCGCAAGTGCGGAAACAAACAGCATTAAGCCCGCCACCTACCAGTGGTTATTGGGTTCAGGGGCTGTCGTTACTTCAGCAAGTATCCCTTTCTTCATCTTATCCCACAAGTATAAAAAGCGGACCATCATACAGCCGCTCTGA
- a CDS encoding ABC transporter ATP-binding protein produces the protein MANPYISLLRTAWIYARKERKRYVLVYAMFVVSAIINALYPVLLGWFINKIQQDTQQVLHYAFLYAGSYFVLKLLEWAFHGPARVMERELAFNLSRNFLQERYHQVLHLPVKWHQDHHSGATINRIRKAYEALKTFFDHGFMYLRAVGKLIFSVAAIVYFSPLFGTIGVVLGIITIWVIFKFDKPFIRTLDEVNEKEHVVSSTLFDSLSNIMTVITLRLEKSMETGLLGKVHQIVPPFKKNIRINEWKWFVADVLITVIYCVVAVGYIIQYWQPGQVFYIAGLVTLLGYVNQFTSVFYDFAWQYTDITQYNTYVQTAANIDEAFKKQHRPDAPTDLPDSWQMISIKDLNFSHREEYAEHAPQSLHGLNIQIPRGKRIALIGESGSGKSTLLSLLRGLYDPQPGMELSVDGKIYDMDTLNETVTLFPQEPEIFENTIAYNVTLGLPFSEADIEEVCEGAHFTDVIRQLPLGLESDIREKGVNLSGGQKQRLALARGILAARESEVVLLDEPTSSVDPKTEVMIYTKLFKAFADKAVISSIHRLHLLTHFDYVYILQQGKIVGEGTFEQLKEHSPIFQELWKHQKDTMGKHYQ, from the coding sequence ATGGCCAACCCATATATATCCCTGTTGCGGACAGCCTGGATTTATGCGCGAAAAGAACGGAAAAGGTATGTATTGGTATATGCCATGTTCGTCGTTTCTGCCATTATCAACGCACTATATCCCGTATTACTGGGATGGTTTATCAACAAGATCCAGCAGGATACACAGCAGGTATTACATTATGCATTCCTGTATGCAGGCAGCTACTTTGTACTTAAATTACTGGAATGGGCCTTTCACGGCCCCGCCCGTGTAATGGAGCGTGAGCTCGCTTTTAATCTCAGCCGTAACTTCCTGCAGGAACGATATCACCAGGTATTGCACCTGCCGGTAAAATGGCACCAGGACCATCACAGCGGCGCTACGATCAACCGCATACGTAAAGCTTACGAAGCCCTGAAAACTTTCTTCGATCACGGCTTTATGTATCTGCGGGCAGTCGGTAAACTCATTTTCTCGGTAGCTGCCATCGTATACTTTTCGCCGCTGTTTGGTACCATCGGTGTTGTGCTCGGTATCATTACCATCTGGGTAATCTTTAAGTTTGACAAACCTTTTATCCGGACCCTGGATGAAGTGAACGAAAAGGAACACGTCGTATCCTCCACTCTGTTCGACAGCCTTTCCAATATCATGACCGTCATCACCCTGCGATTGGAAAAGAGTATGGAAACCGGTCTCCTGGGGAAAGTACATCAGATCGTACCACCGTTTAAAAAGAATATCCGGATCAATGAATGGAAATGGTTTGTGGCAGATGTGCTGATTACGGTGATTTATTGTGTGGTAGCCGTTGGTTATATCATACAGTACTGGCAACCCGGACAGGTGTTTTATATCGCCGGACTGGTCACCTTACTGGGATACGTGAACCAGTTCACCAGCGTATTCTACGACTTCGCCTGGCAGTATACCGATATCACCCAATACAACACCTATGTACAAACGGCAGCCAATATTGATGAAGCATTCAAAAAACAACACCGCCCGGATGCACCCACAGATCTGCCGGATAGCTGGCAGATGATCAGTATAAAAGACCTGAACTTCTCCCATCGCGAGGAATACGCCGAACATGCACCGCAAAGCCTGCACGGACTGAACATCCAGATTCCCCGGGGGAAACGTATCGCATTGATAGGAGAAAGCGGTAGTGGTAAAAGTACCTTACTGTCTTTGCTGAGGGGATTATACGATCCTCAGCCCGGTATGGAACTCTCCGTAGATGGAAAGATATATGATATGGATACGCTCAATGAAACCGTCACCCTCTTTCCGCAGGAACCGGAAATATTTGAGAATACTATTGCTTATAATGTCACACTCGGACTCCCCTTCAGCGAGGCAGATATTGAAGAAGTCTGCGAAGGCGCACATTTTACCGATGTGATCAGACAACTGCCCCTCGGACTGGAATCTGATATCCGGGAGAAAGGGGTCAATCTCTCCGGCGGACAAAAACAACGGCTTGCCCTGGCACGTGGTATACTCGCCGCCCGCGAAAGTGAAGTAGTACTGCTCGATGAACCTACCAGCAGTGTAGACCCCAAAACGGAAGTCATGATCTACACCAAACTATTCAAGGCTTTTGCAGATAAGGCAGTCATCTCCTCGATTCACCGCCTGCACCTGCTGACACACTTCGATTATGTATATATACTCCAACAGGGAAAAATTGTCGGGGAAGGCACTTTTGAGCAGCTGAAGGAGCACAGCCCTATCTTCCAGGAACTCTGGAAACACCAGAAAGATACCATGGGCAAACATTATCAATAA